From Cellulomonas oligotrophica, a single genomic window includes:
- the rpsN gene encoding 30S ribosomal protein S14: MAKKSKIARNEQRRQVVERYAARRAELRAASVNPHLTEDERQAARAELHRQPRDASPVRLRRRDVVDGRPRGHLGTFGLSRVRFREMALRGQLPGVTKSSW, encoded by the coding sequence CGCAACGAGCAGCGCCGCCAGGTCGTCGAGCGGTACGCCGCCCGACGCGCCGAGCTGCGCGCCGCGTCCGTGAACCCCCACCTCACCGAGGACGAGCGCCAGGCCGCGCGCGCCGAGCTGCACCGCCAGCCCCGGGACGCCAGCCCCGTGCGCCTGCGCAGGCGGGACGTCGTCGACGGCCGCCCCCGCGGGCACCTCGGCACCTTCGGCCTGTCGCGCGTGCGGTTCCGTGAGATGGCGCTGCGCGGCCAGCTGCCCGGCGTGACCAAGTCCAGCTGGTGA